ACGCGAGGAGGATCGGCGCAGCGATGCCGATCGTGTCGTACGCGGGGAGTGCGCCAATGGTGACCGTGGACACGCCCATCGTGAGCAGTGCGGCGACCAGCGTGACCTTACGGCCGATGCGGTCGCCGAAGTGGCCGAAGACCGCGGAGCCGATCGGTCGCGCGACGAATGCGATTGCGAACGTCGCCAGCGAGGCGAGCGTTGCCGCGGTCGGATCGGACGCCGGAAAGAACAGACGGGGAAAGACGAGCACCGCCGCCGTGGCGTAGATGTAGAAGTCGAAGAACTCGATCGTGGTGCCGATCAGGCTCGCAAACAGGACCTGGCGCGGACTGTTAATCGGCTTGGCGGGCGAGGGGTGGTTGTTGCTCACACCGTGGGAGAGATCACGTCTCGACAAACGACCATCCGTATTTCATTCCAATGTCTCCTGTCCACCCTCTATTTCTTCTCCCACTTCTCTTTGAATTATCCGATTAGCGGCGGCCCGATCGCGTAGCGCAACCAACGGCATAGTGTTTGGGCGGTCCGCTCGACGATCGGAATGGGCGCTAATGTGAATACTGTAGCGTGCCTGTGAGTTTTGGTGATAGGAAGGCGTATACGATTACGCCTATAAGAACCCCTATACCATCCGCCAGCAAGTCGAGCGGGTCACCAAAACGGGTGCTAGTAAGCGCGCCTTGCATGACCTCAATGATAACTCCATGAGTTATTAAGCCAAAGAAAACGGGTCGCAATCTTTGCGGAAAAGCAAAACATCCCATGATGGAAAGGATGGAGTAGGCTAAAGCGTGTTGCGCCTTGTCCCAAAACTGAAAAGCCTTTGGAATGGAAGTACTTGGAATTAAAGCGAGTAATGATACGAGAGCGAGGCAGATACAAAACAGTAGCGGCATGTAACGAAGAATTTTAATCGTTTGTCTCATATCGGTAAGATCAACACGGTTATTGGAGAAGCACAACCATTGAGCATACTGACCGACATACCACCATCCAAACCTTTGACGGATGCGGCGATTCTCCTGTCTTTTAATGAGCTTGTCAAGTCCGCACGGCACCGATTGTTAAGGTGGACCCCAAAACAGCGATAGAAAGTTGTCATTGCGAACGAAGTGAAGCAATCTCCCATTGTTGCACCGACACAACAGACGCAATGACGCGATCGACGCCATAGACGCAATGGTAGAATACTTGCTTCCTGCGGTGATTCCACGCTATAATCTCCGCAGGAGCTGCGTAGAATGTATATCCATGAGCGTAAGGACTGGCCCCGGTTTAACTGGAACCGCGAGCTGTTCGCTGAGCCTCTCGCCGACGTTCGCCACCGACAGGGTCGGCTGATCGGCCACATGGAAGCCCTCGGATTCAATCTCCGCCAGGAGGCCGTCTTGCAAACCCTCACGTCCGATGTTCTCAAGAGCAGTGACATCGAGGGCGAGAAGCTGGATGCTGAACAGGTCCGGTCCTCGATTGCGCGCCGCCTCGGTCTGGATATCGGCGCCTCCAAGCCCGCAGACCGCAATGTCGAGGGCATCGTTGAAATGATGCTCGACGCCACGCGCCATTATGACCAGCCACTCAGCGCCGAAAGGCTCTTTGCGTGGCATGCGTCCCTGTTTCCCACCGGGCGCACCGGCATGACCAAAATCAGGGCAGGGGCCTGGCGTGACGACAGCACCGGTCCGATGGAGGTCGTCTCTGGCCCGGTTGGGAAGGAGCACGTCTATTATCAAGCGCTCCCGGCACCACGGGTCGATGGGGAGATGCGTGCGTTCCTGGAGTGGTTCAATGCCAACGCCGACAGTGATCCGGTCTTGAAAGCTGGACTGGCCCACCTCTGGTTCGTCACCATCCACCCGTTTGATGACGGCAACGGCCGCATTGCGCGCGCCATCGCCGACATGGCCCTGGCGCGCTCAGAAAATAGTCCGCAGCGCTTTTACAGCATGTCAGCGCAAATCCGGCAGGAGCGTAACGCGTATTACGACATTCTTGAAGAGACGCATAAGGGGACGATGAACATCACGCCCTGGATGGAATGGTTCCTCGGCTGTCTGGGCCGCGCCATCGATGGTTCACAAACCACTCTGGCCGCAGTCCTCGCCAAGGCGCGCGTCTGGGACGCGCTAGCCGGTGTTGCGATCAACGACCGGCAACGCCTTGTGCTCAACCGTCTCCTTGATGGCTTCGAGGGTAAGCTCACGACATCGAAATATGCGAAGCTCGCCAAGTGTTCCCAGGACACCGCCCTCCGTGACATTCTGCCGCTCGTCGAGCGCGGTATCCTTGTCCGCAACCCGAAAGGCGGGCGGAGCACGAGCTATGCGCTCGCTCCGCTACGATAGAGCGATGCGTGCAACCGACCATCTTGGGTCTATTCCGTCTTTTTCGTCACTGACCACCCGACCAAATAGACTAGATAGACCAAGCAGACGCAATCAGCGCCGTACGCCGCACGCTGCACGCAACAGACTCAATGACGCAACAGACGCGATAGACGCATGAAAGTTGTCATTCTCGCCGGTGGTGTCGGTACCCGCATCTTCATGCCTGGGAGGGATAGCGCCATATACCTGTTCCCCCATTTCTTGACATTTATATCCATAGGGCTCACAATCTTACCAAACGTCATACTTAATAGAGGTCTCCTATGCCTACCGTTACAGATCGGTCTCCAAAATCCAAGATCACGGTCACGCTGAGTCCGGACGTAGTCCGTCAACTGGATGCCCTCCTTGACCTCCCGGGGAACCGCTCCCGAAGCCTCCTGGTTGAAGAGGCCATTCGCCGGTGGCTTCAGGAGCACGCTCAGAAGCAGATTGAACGCCAGGTTGAGGATTATTACCTTTCCCTCTCCAAGGCCGAGCGCAAAGAAAATGAAGCGTGGTCCAAAACCTCCGCTCGCGCGGCCAAATACATCTGGGATAAATAGCCACCATGCCATATCCTGGCCGAGGCGAGATTTACATGGTCAAACTCCCATGGCATCCTTCCGACACTAAAAATCGGCCCGCTCTTGTTGTGTCAATGGACGTTCGCAATCGGCTGGCCAGCGATGTCATTGTGGTGCCTGTAACCTCGACCCTTCGGCCCGCGCCCACCCATGTCGAACTGCCTGCCGGAGAGGGAGGCCTCAAGCAAACCTCCATGGCCAAGTGCGAGCAGATCACCACGCTGGATAAATCGTTTCTCCTTCGCGGCCCCTTTGCCGGAACGGTGCGCCCATCGCTCATGCTTGAAATCGAAAAAGCTATCCAACGGGCCATCGGCATTCCGATCGTTTAAATAGCGTGTGGCACGCCTTCCCCCGTAGCATCACGCTTCGCGTACCTCCGCACCCCCCAGACGCAATCGACGCGATGACGCAAGCCGTGCGGTGATGGCGGCCTGATCAATGGCGGGTTCTTAGTACTCTCCCCGCGCGATGCCGCGCATCCGCTGCTCGATGGTGATTTTCGTGGGACCGAAACGTGAAACCCGCCGATAGCCCTGAAAGTCTTCTTGCTTTGGTTATACCAGTACAGGTATAATAAGCACATGCCATTCCTAAGAAAAACCGATCGAATGGGTGGGGAGCAGCAAAAAGGATTTGATGGCGCTTCCTGCCGACGTGCGGAAGTTCTTCGGCCATGCCCTGGACTTCGCACAGCGCGGCGATCAGCATGACGCGGCGAAGGTGCTCAAAGGTTTCGGCGGTACCGGCGTACTTGAGGTGGCCGAAAACGCTTGCAAAGGAGCGACGAAATGAAAAAAAGGCTCATTAATGGTATCGAGGCGGAAAGCAGCTCCGGCAATGTGTTTGCTGACCTGGGCCTGCCGAATGCCGACAAGCTCAAGATCAAGTCCGGCTTGGTGATCAAAATCACCCAGGCCGTGCGCAAGCTGGGCTTGACTCAAGAAGAAGCCGCCCGTCGCATGGGGATCACCCAGCCGAAAGTGTCCGGCATGATGCGCGGCGACTTTTCCAACTTATCCGAGCGCAAGCTGATGGACTGCCTGAACCGGCTTGGCTACGACATCGAAATCAAGGTGAAGCCGGCTGCGGAGCCGGTCGGCCACCTCGTGCTGGCTGTCGCTTGACCGGATTCAGGAAGCACCTCGCCCCGCTGCGTCACCGCCCGCAGTCATTGGCAATCGCCGTCGGCTGACTTACGTACTTGTTACATTTGTCCTTGTTGTCAGGTCTTTCTCGTCACAGACCAAACAGACGTTTGAGCGGTTGGTTGACGCGGAGCTAGCGGGCAGCGTCTTCGCAATGATGGATGCTAAGGTCCACCACGGGTTAGCCCGATCCATTTGTTCAGATGCCGGACAACTTATTAACGCTCTCAAAATACTAACTTTACGTGATCGAAGAACCCTTCTGACCTCCCTTTGCCAAAGGGAGGATTTACCCCTCTTTGGAAAAGAGGGGCGAGGGGAGATTTTAAGATTGCTGTCCAAATCCGGTCTTTCAAAAATCCTATGTTGGACAAGTATGATTGGGATGTGTTATTGCGAGTGTTACGCTGAGATTGTCGCGCACCCTTCGGGTACTCGCAATGACGTACACATGAACGGATTGGGCCGTCAATGCCTATTTGTGGGGTGGATGAGGTGCTGGCGGTTGGGGGGCGTGATAAGCTGAAGAGAAATGTTCAGCTTCAAGGGACGAGTTACGAAGTCGTCATGGGGTAGAAACCACTTGCAACGCAACTCGGCGCAGCTAATTGGCAATATCGTCACTGAGGTG
The DNA window shown above is from Candidatus Methylomirabilis limnetica and carries:
- a CDS encoding helix-turn-helix domain-containing protein, with protein sequence MKKRLINGIEAESSSGNVFADLGLPNADKLKIKSGLVIKITQAVRKLGLTQEEAARRMGITQPKVSGMMRGDFSNLSERKLMDCLNRLGYDIEIKVKPAAEPVGHLVLAVA
- a CDS encoding Fic family protein, with protein sequence MYIHERKDWPRFNWNRELFAEPLADVRHRQGRLIGHMEALGFNLRQEAVLQTLTSDVLKSSDIEGEKLDAEQVRSSIARRLGLDIGASKPADRNVEGIVEMMLDATRHYDQPLSAERLFAWHASLFPTGRTGMTKIRAGAWRDDSTGPMEVVSGPVGKEHVYYQALPAPRVDGEMRAFLEWFNANADSDPVLKAGLAHLWFVTIHPFDDGNGRIARAIADMALARSENSPQRFYSMSAQIRQERNAYYDILEETHKGTMNITPWMEWFLGCLGRAIDGSQTTLAAVLAKARVWDALAGVAINDRQRLVLNRLLDGFEGKLTTSKYAKLAKCSQDTALRDILPLVERGILVRNPKGGRSTSYALAPLR
- a CDS encoding CopG family ribbon-helix-helix protein, whose product is MPTVTDRSPKSKITVTLSPDVVRQLDALLDLPGNRSRSLLVEEAIRRWLQEHAQKQIERQVEDYYLSLSKAERKENEAWSKTSARAAKYIWDK
- a CDS encoding VanZ family protein translates to MRQTIKILRYMPLLFCICLALVSLLALIPSTSIPKAFQFWDKAQHALAYSILSIMGCFAFPQRLRPVFFGLITHGVIIEVMQGALTSTRFGDPLDLLADGIGVLIGVIVYAFLSPKLTGTLQYSH
- a CDS encoding type II toxin-antitoxin system PemK/MazF family toxin yields the protein MPYPGRGEIYMVKLPWHPSDTKNRPALVVSMDVRNRLASDVIVVPVTSTLRPAPTHVELPAGEGGLKQTSMAKCEQITTLDKSFLLRGPFAGTVRPSLMLEIEKAIQRAIGIPIV